One window of the Bacillus sp. 2205SS5-2 genome contains the following:
- a CDS encoding metal-sensitive transcriptional regulator, protein MEYSSQVKNRIKRVEGQLRGVLRMMEQEQDCKEVISQLSAAKTALDRSVGLIVSLNLVECVNDAQKSGKNTEELVNEAVNLLVKSR, encoded by the coding sequence ATGGAATACAGTTCTCAAGTCAAAAATCGTATTAAGCGTGTTGAAGGGCAACTCCGGGGAGTCTTAAGAATGATGGAGCAAGAACAAGATTGTAAGGAAGTTATATCTCAGCTATCTGCAGCTAAAACGGCTCTTGATCGTTCTGTAGGACTGATTGTTAGCTTAAATCTTGTCGAATGTGTAAATGATGCACAAAAGTCTGGTAAAAACACGGAAGAACTTGTAAATGAAGCAGTAAACTTATTAGTAAAAAGTAGATAA
- a CDS encoding nitroreductase family protein, giving the protein MIFLELNDVIHGHRSIREYEDKEVSQELLDQILDAGIRASSSGNMQPYSIIVTKDKELKGKLYTAHMDQSMVVDAPILLTFCVDFNRMRKWLTLNDAPVHFDNFMSFMIGAIDATLVAQNCALAAEDAGLGICYMGSTLANCDQIGKLLNLPPNVVPIVGYSLGYPAENPAPRDRLPKHGLVHYDQYQDYSDEDIIAIYKERDEKGWKRYMDNPELKEMTERLGLKNLAEIYTIAKYTKESHHEFSQTVLNYLESQNFMKNG; this is encoded by the coding sequence GTGATTTTTTTGGAGTTAAATGATGTTATTCATGGGCACAGATCCATACGAGAATATGAAGATAAGGAAGTAAGTCAAGAATTATTAGACCAAATACTAGATGCAGGTATTCGAGCCTCTTCTAGTGGGAATATGCAACCCTACTCGATCATTGTGACAAAAGATAAAGAGCTGAAGGGAAAATTATATACTGCCCATATGGATCAATCCATGGTTGTGGATGCACCTATTCTTTTAACATTTTGTGTGGATTTTAATCGAATGAGAAAATGGCTGACGCTTAATGATGCGCCTGTGCATTTTGATAATTTCATGAGCTTTATGATTGGTGCCATTGATGCGACTCTGGTAGCGCAAAATTGTGCTTTAGCAGCAGAAGACGCTGGGTTAGGAATTTGCTATATGGGCTCAACCCTTGCTAACTGTGATCAAATTGGTAAACTATTAAACTTACCACCAAATGTCGTACCCATTGTAGGGTATTCACTTGGATATCCAGCAGAAAACCCTGCTCCACGTGATCGGCTGCCAAAGCATGGACTTGTTCATTATGATCAGTATCAAGATTATTCTGATGAAGATATTATTGCTATTTATAAAGAGAGAGATGAGAAGGGTTGGAAACGTTATATGGATAACCCTGAGTTGAAGGAAATGACAGAACGATTGGGATTAAAGAACCTTGCCGAAATCTATACCATTGCCAAATATACGAAAGAATCCCATCACGAATTTTCGCAGACCGTGCTGAATTACTTAGAAAGCCAGAATTTCATGAAGAATGGTTGA
- a CDS encoding ATP-binding protein, which yields MISYAVCMANGGGGSVVFGIADKVQGIDNALIGIPFDIDIPALQKRIYEKTDPHLTPSFDDIYLKDGSVRLLIMNVFPGMPPYTTTDGAATIRQGKDCLPFTGTLRRQMIDSSGQVDFTSEVIYEDWNNLFSHSAMERIREFMSRERADDSLLSLSDEDLLKSIGGIKNGYFTKGSLLLVGKPDAIERLIPQHKWSYRKMLSDIDYSHRDDGTHAIPVALYELERYISVDNPMVTIESGLVHPEFSTYPTIALREALLNAFGHRDYRISGTIMLKQYRDKLVLTNPGQFIGGITPNNILHHPPVARNNHLMDLLDRLKLVNRSNLGVSRIFRSLLVEGKEPPIYREVGSNIELTFISSPLNKGFKNLVKQMVNEGNQIDVDHLLILQYLIRHEQIDTVIAAEVSQRSVEQARELLSKMYNDFNLLESVGRGKGRYYTLSRKAYELLKENMKYERQQSLDKEAVKIRVLSILKERTLTNKEIRQLTGMNSKQVQRLIKELEPDGVEVSGRGAGTKYVYNPPK from the coding sequence ATGATTAGTTATGCTGTTTGTATGGCGAACGGTGGTGGGGGTAGTGTTGTTTTTGGTATAGCTGACAAAGTGCAGGGGATAGATAATGCTCTAATAGGAATACCATTTGATATAGATATACCTGCCCTGCAAAAAAGGATTTATGAAAAGACTGACCCTCATTTAACTCCTTCATTCGATGACATCTATCTAAAAGATGGTTCTGTAAGGCTTTTAATAATGAATGTTTTCCCAGGAATGCCCCCTTATACAACAACAGACGGTGCTGCAACAATAAGACAGGGAAAAGATTGTTTGCCTTTCACAGGAACATTAAGAAGACAAATGATTGATTCATCAGGACAGGTTGATTTTACATCTGAGGTAATTTACGAAGATTGGAATAATTTGTTTTCCCACTCCGCTATGGAACGAATACGTGAATTCATGTCACGTGAGAGAGCGGATGATAGTTTGTTATCACTTTCTGATGAAGACCTTTTAAAATCTATCGGTGGTATTAAGAATGGATATTTTACAAAGGGGTCTCTATTATTAGTTGGTAAGCCAGATGCTATTGAAAGGCTAATTCCACAACATAAGTGGTCATATAGAAAAATGCTAAGTGATATAGATTATTCCCATAGGGATGATGGAACTCACGCTATTCCTGTTGCTTTATATGAATTAGAGAGATATATATCAGTGGATAACCCAATGGTTACAATAGAGTCAGGACTAGTTCATCCTGAGTTTAGTACTTACCCAACAATTGCACTTAGAGAAGCATTGTTAAATGCCTTTGGCCATCGAGATTACAGAATAAGTGGAACAATTATGTTAAAGCAATATAGGGATAAATTAGTACTAACCAACCCTGGCCAATTTATAGGAGGCATAACTCCAAATAATATATTACACCATCCGCCAGTAGCTAGAAACAACCATCTAATGGATCTACTGGATAGATTAAAATTAGTAAATAGGTCTAATTTAGGCGTATCTAGAATATTCCGCTCCCTACTAGTAGAAGGTAAAGAACCCCCCATTTATAGAGAAGTTGGCAGTAATATTGAATTGACCTTTATATCCTCTCCTCTAAATAAAGGGTTTAAGAACTTGGTAAAACAAATGGTTAATGAAGGCAATCAGATTGATGTAGATCATTTACTCATTTTGCAATATTTAATCAGACACGAACAAATTGATACTGTAATTGCAGCAGAGGTCTCTCAACGAAGTGTCGAACAAGCTAGAGAATTATTAAGTAAAATGTACAATGATTTTAATTTGTTAGAATCAGTTGGTCGTGGTAAAGGGAGGTACTATACTTTATCGAGAAAGGCATATGAATTGTTAAAAGAAAATATGAAGTATGAACGCCAACAAAGCTTAGATAAAGAGGCAGTTAAAATCAGAGTTTTATCTATTCTTAAAGAACGGACTTTAACTAATAAAGAAATAAGACAATTAACAGGAATGAATAGTAAACAAGTACAACGTCTAATTAAGGAACTAGAACCTGATGGAGTAGAGGTAAGTGGAAGAGGCGCTGGAACAAAGTATGTGTATAATCCTCCAAAATAA
- a CDS encoding DUF2971 domain-containing protein: MGELSYLYHYTSIETLALILKNKTIRFSSLSRVDDIEEQGTSDFGDLGRFCFVSCWTNETEESIPLWNLYTPNMTGVRIRLPISPFKTVVINPDGKHIKESFVTHPSLTSEKLSVHGYLLNPPYLANLFQVKYTDVRDKLNRKVLTAEKQETELENGSNRTGWGKTINLENIGIYKNIQWEFQKEYRYRFIIVPWTMNDLESAKSYEDQVRLIDRLETEELKKDFFDLDLNEQSMNDLEILIGPRANDAQRQIVKSLVNDLNPNAVIKESNLRIR; this comes from the coding sequence TTGGGAGAATTGTCATATCTTTATCATTATACAAGTATTGAAACTCTGGCTTTAATATTGAAAAATAAAACGATTCGTTTTAGTAGTCTATCAAGAGTTGACGATATTGAGGAACAGGGAACATCGGATTTTGGGGATCTTGGAAGGTTCTGTTTTGTTAGTTGTTGGACAAACGAAACAGAGGAATCAATTCCGTTGTGGAATCTCTATACACCTAATATGACTGGCGTAAGGATTAGATTGCCAATCAGTCCATTTAAAACCGTAGTGATTAATCCAGATGGAAAGCATATTAAGGAAAGTTTTGTAACGCATCCATCACTAACCAGTGAAAAACTTTCGGTTCACGGTTATTTACTAAATCCACCTTATTTAGCAAATCTTTTTCAAGTAAAATACACTGATGTGCGAGATAAATTAAATAGGAAAGTATTAACGGCGGAGAAACAAGAGACCGAACTAGAAAATGGCTCAAATAGAACAGGTTGGGGTAAAACTATCAATCTTGAAAATATTGGAATATATAAGAATATACAATGGGAGTTTCAAAAAGAGTATCGATATAGATTTATTATAGTTCCTTGGACAATGAATGATTTAGAATCAGCAAAATCATACGAAGATCAGGTCAGATTGATTGACCGTTTAGAAACAGAAGAGCTAAAGAAAGACTTTTTTGATCTTGATCTTAATGAACAGTCCATGAATGATTTGGAAATCCTAATTGGTCCAAGAGCTAATGATGCCCAAAGACAAATCGTAAAAAGTCTGGTCAATGATTTGAATCCAAATGCAGTAATAAAAGAAAGTAACCTTCGAATACGTTAA
- the rhuM gene encoding RhuM family protein, which yields MQESATIRKNRIVQIEGKREVSFYNLEMILAIGYRVRSYRGTQFRQWATERLNEYLVKGFTMDDDDRLKELRNFGQDYFAELLERIRDIRASERRFYLKITDIYATTVDYDAKVEISKEFFATVQNKLIGDGSHSTFFMNRYIKRFHKNLMNN from the coding sequence TTGCAGGAGTCGGCAACTATTCGGAAAAACCGAATAGTTCAAATTGAGGGTAAACGTGAGGTTTCATTTTACAATCTTGAAATGATTCTTGCAATCGGCTATCGTGTCCGTTCCTATAGAGGTACACAGTTCCGCCAATGGGCAACAGAACGGTTGAATGAATATCTGGTAAAAGGCTTTACAATGGATGATGATGACCGTTTGAAAGAATTGCGTAACTTCGGTCAAGATTATTTTGCTGAACTTCTTGAACGTATTCGAGATATACGGGCATCAGAGAGAAGATTTTATTTGAAGATTACTGATATCTACGCTACAACAGTGGATTATGATGCAAAAGTTGAAATTTCTAAGGAGTTTTTCGCAACGGTTCAAAATAAATTAATTGGGGACGGATCCCATTCTACTTTTTTCATGAATAGGTACATAAAGAGATTTCACAAAAACTTGATGAATAATTAA
- a CDS encoding GNAT family N-acetyltransferase has protein sequence MMELSLKNGKLYIVREFKENDFDSIHNLNVEEEWSNLVKNKEDTKQAWIHSNIAFLVFDNNNLVGYLRGFTDENVTTFICELLVNKRYRGQGIGKELIKFVHNLYPKTRIDLLATKSSSSFYEENHYRAFYGYRKSIEEY, from the coding sequence ATGATGGAATTATCCTTAAAGAACGGAAAACTCTATATAGTGAGAGAGTTTAAGGAAAATGATTTTGATAGTATCCATAATCTAAACGTCGAAGAGGAATGGTCAAATCTTGTTAAGAATAAGGAAGATACTAAGCAAGCATGGATACATTCAAATATAGCTTTTCTTGTTTTTGATAACAACAACCTTGTAGGATATTTAAGAGGATTTACTGATGAAAATGTGACAACATTTATTTGTGAACTGCTAGTCAATAAGCGCTATCGTGGGCAGGGAATAGGAAAAGAGCTTATAAAATTTGTTCACAATCTATATCCAAAAACGAGAATAGATTTACTTGCTACAAAATCATCAAGCTCTTTTTATGAAGAGAATCATTACAGAGCATTCTATGGTTACAGAAAAAGTATCGAAGAATATTAA
- a CDS encoding DsrE/DsrF/DrsH-like family protein, translating to MSETKTTNIILFSGDYDKAMAAYIIANGAAAYDHEVTIFHTFWGLNALRKEAMVPVKKGFIEKMFGKMMPRGADNLGLSTMNMMGMGPKMIKSVMKKHNVMSLPALVELAKEQEIKLVACTMTMDLLGLEKEELLEGIEYAGVAAYLADAEDGNVNLFI from the coding sequence ATGTCAGAGACAAAGACAACGAATATTATTCTTTTTAGTGGAGATTACGATAAAGCAATGGCTGCGTATATAATTGCAAATGGAGCTGCAGCATATGATCACGAAGTAACTATTTTTCACACTTTCTGGGGATTAAATGCTTTAAGGAAAGAAGCAATGGTTCCGGTTAAAAAAGGATTTATAGAGAAAATGTTTGGTAAAATGATGCCTCGTGGTGCAGATAACTTAGGTCTTTCAACAATGAATATGATGGGAATGGGACCTAAAATGATTAAAAGTGTGATGAAGAAACACAATGTTATGTCTTTACCTGCTCTTGTTGAATTGGCAAAAGAACAAGAAATAAAGCTTGTAGCATGCACGATGACGATGGATTTATTAGGTCTAGAAAAAGAGGAATTATTAGAAGGAATCGAATATGCAGGTGTGGCTGCTTATTTAGCTGATGCAGAAGATGGAAATGTGAATTTATTTATCTAA
- a CDS encoding sulfurtransferase TusA family protein, translating into MNAHKVLDAKGLACPMPIVKTRKAIKEIEAGQILEVQATDKGAKSDLTAWAKSTGHELLDFKEENDLFLFWIKKA; encoded by the coding sequence ATGAACGCACATAAAGTACTTGATGCAAAAGGGTTAGCTTGTCCTATGCCAATCGTGAAAACAAGAAAGGCTATTAAAGAAATTGAAGCAGGCCAAATTTTAGAAGTTCAAGCTACGGATAAAGGTGCTAAAAGTGATTTAACAGCTTGGGCTAAATCAACTGGGCATGAACTATTGGATTTTAAAGAAGAAAATGATTTATTCTTATTTTGGATTAAAAAAGCATAA
- a CDS encoding transposase family protein has translation MDYLQPCPQCRGLDVIRKENAYQRKVRHLPAFGHRVFLFIPAIRMMCKHCEISFVWKYECVASGKSYTKQFEASLSYQVLGATVTHAAMVNRGRIRLYFLQKYGI, from the coding sequence ATTGATTATCTTCAACCTTGTCCACAATGTCGGGGATTAGATGTAATTCGCAAAGAAAATGCTTATCAACGAAAAGTACGTCACCTTCCAGCCTTTGGACACCGTGTTTTCCTTTTCATTCCAGCCATTCGCATGATGTGCAAGCATTGTGAGATATCTTTCGTCTGGAAATATGAGTGTGTGGCATCTGGAAAAAGCTACACGAAACAATTTGAAGCATCTCTATCCTATCAAGTGCTTGGGGCGACTGTTACCCACGCAGCTATGGTTAACCGGGGACGGATTCGACTCTACTTTTTGCAGAAATATGGAATATAA